The Drosophila mauritiana strain mau12 chromosome 2R, ASM438214v1, whole genome shotgun sequence genome has a segment encoding these proteins:
- the LOC117137345 gene encoding protein wech yields the protein MMELLSNNSVPQQMASSNAPSANGVANSSTANGSGGGSVSSNASNSSERLLAGILESFPAWDLNVGLLPNVGQSSPPRADFFINNFLGGLDTHGDFSIGPIGSGARSNPKMSPESSNNSSISCGWCEVSASIRCLECNEFMCNDCLREHRNSPLSSNHSIVSLPTPIGASPTGGSSVNAQTPPSGNFICDIHNEMLRYVCDYCRKLVCQCCTLHEHKEHSYASIQSFMVGSKEKLDGAIESSQVGTRCIKSSIDKALAFIRLIERNCSELSDNIRKAFRQFIIAIEDRERFLLDFVEKLRQRRLAILHDQMAGLKSALAGLSETSDMLSKVADNACNMDQIEIAMKLTNGQRQMEQFAGIYKDLQPKQEVFAFAPPDYSLLQDIRNQGGVILVDDKNLPIVSSSNGIVPSVSSVNAVAAASVGVVGGVGGVVGGVGVTNGMDLAFGMNMPNNPLSVASSSVRRPLLRDNSFRIPSPIMQPRGGSACGMSSGMSSAALDWELNGLRSSPGLHFSAPRTTQAIPGCMDLVKVRNSNALSLSFATEGHEDGQVSRPWGLCVDKMGHVLVSDRRNNRVQVFNPDGSLKFKFGRKGVGNGEFDLPAGICVDVDNRIIVVDKDNHRVQIFTASGVFLLKFGSYGKEYGQFQYPWDVAVNSRRQIVVTDSRNHRIQQFDSEGRFIRQIVFDNHGQTKGIASPRGVCYTPTGNIIVSDFDNHCLYLIDPDINDILSVKGHEGSGFHEFNRPSGLCCDDEGRIIVADSKNQRILVFNQNLDFMWDIEVRPSINPLMPPTLDEKDRTCDVAIMPDGRIVFLIELSPDSKEGSNPYKRFVHVF from the exons ATGATGGAACTTTTGTCAAACAATTCGGTTCCGCAACAAATGGCCAGCAGCAATGCGCCGAGCGCCAACGGTGTGGCCAACTCCTCAACGGCCAACGGAAGTGGAGGCGGCAGTGTGAGCAGCAATGCCAGCAACTCATCCGAGCGACTGCTGGCGGGCATCCTGGAGAGCTTTCCCGCCTGGGACCTCAACGTGGGACTACTGCCGAACGTGGGCCAGAG CTCACCACCACGCGCAGACTTCTTTATCAATAACTTCCTGGGCGGCCTGGACACGCATGGCGACTTCAGCATTGGACCCATTGGCAGCGGTGCCCGCAGCAATCCGAAGATGTCGCCAGAGTCATCAAACAACTCGAGCATCAGCTGCGGTTGGTGCGAGGTGAGTGCTTCAATACGCTGCCTGGAGTGCAACGAGTTCATGTGCAACGATTGCCTGAGGGAGCACCGCAACAGTCCGCTGTCCTCCAACCACTCGATCGTGTCCTTGCCCACGCCCATTGGAGCCTCGCCCACGGGCGGCAGCTCGGTAAATGCACAGACTCCGCCCAGCGGCAACTTTATCTGCGACATTCACAATGAGATGTTGCGCTACGTATGTGACTACTGCCGGAAATTGGTGTGTCAGTGCTGCACACTGCACGAGCACAAGGAGCACAGCTACGCGTCCATCCAAAGCTTTATGGTGGGCTCGAAGGAGAAGCTGGACGGCGCCATTGAGAGCAGCCAGGTGGGCACGCGCTGCATTAAGAGCAGCATTGACAAAGCGCTGGCCTTCATCCGGCTTATCGAGCGCAATTGCAGTGAGCTGAGCGATAATATACGCAAGGCATTCCGTCAGTTTATCATTGCCATCGAGGACCGCGAGCGTTTCCTCTTGGACTTTGTGGAAAAGCTCCGCCAGCGTCGTCTGGCCATTCTGCACGATCAGATGGCAGGCTTAAAGTCTGCTCTCGCCGGACTCTCCGAAACCTCCGATATGCTAAGCAAGGTGGCGGACAACGCATGCAACATGGACCAGATCGAAATTGCCATGAAGTTGACCAATGGCCAGCGACAGATGGAGCAGTTTGCGGGCATATATAAAGACCTGCAGCCAAAACAGGAAGTCTTTGCCTTCGCACCACCAGATTACAGCCTGCTACAGGACATCCGCAACCAGGGTGGCGTTATCCTGGTGGACGACAAGAACTTGCCCATCGTCTCTAGCAGCAACGGAATTGTACCGAGTGTCTCCAGTGTAAATGCCGTGGCCGCGGCCTCCGTGGGAGTTGTGGGAGGCGTTGGTGGAGTAGTCGGAGGCGTTGGCGTGACAAACGGCATGGACTTGGCCTTCGGCATGAACATGCCCAACAATCCGCTGAGTGTTGCCTCCTCAAGTGTTCGACGTCCCCTGTTGCGAGACAATAGCTTCCGGATTCCATCGCCCATCATGCAACCGCGCGGAGGAAGTGCCTGTGGGATGTCCAGTGGCATGTCCAGCGCTGCGCTTGATTGGGAACTCAATGGACTGCGAAGCTCGCCGGGATTACACTTCAGTGCGCCGCGAACCACCCAGGCCATTCCGGGATGCATGGATCTGGTCAAGGTGCGTAACTCGAATGCTCTCTCGCTATCCTTCGCCACCGAGGGCCACGAGGATGGACAGGTGAGCCGGCCATGGGGTCTATGCGTGGATAAAATGGGCCACGTGCTCGTATCGGATCGCCGCAACAATCGCGTTCAGGTCTTCAATCCCGATGGCTCCCTAAAGTTCAAGTTTGGCCGCAAAGGCGTGGGCAATGGAGAGTTCGACCTGCCTGCTGGAATCTGTGTGGACGTTGATAATCGCATTATTGTAGTGGACAAAGACAATCACCGTGTGCAAATCTTCACCGCCAGCGGCGTCTTCCTGCTCAAGTTCGGCAGCTACGGCAAGGAGTACGGTCAGTTCCAGTATCCGTGGGATGTGGCCgtgaactcgcgccgccaaatTGTGGTCACCGACTCGCGCAATCATCGCATTCAGCAGTTCGACTCAGAGGGTCGCTTCATCCGCCAAATAGTGTTCGACAACCATGGGCAAACCAAAGGAATCGCCTCGCCACGAGGCGTTTGCTACACGCCCACGGGCAACATCATAGTGTCTGACTTTGACAACCACTGCCTCTACCTGATTGATCCGGACATCAACGAC ATTCTTTCCGTGAAGGGACATGAGGGCTCGGGCTTCCATGAGTTTAATCGACCCTCCGGCCTGTGCTGTGACGACGAGGGCCGCATTATAGTGGCCGATTCCAAGAATCAACGCATCCTGGTCTTCAATCAGAACCTGGACTTTATGTGGGAT ATCGAGGTGCGACCCTCCATCAATCCCTTGATGCCGCCCACGCTGGACGAGAAAGATCGCACTTGCGATGTGGCCATAATGCCAGACGGTCGCATTGTGTTCCTCATTGAACTGTCGCCAGACTCCAAGGAAGGGTCAAACCCTTACAAGCGGTTTGTGCACGTATTCTAA